One Campylobacter pinnipediorum subsp. caledonicus genomic window carries:
- a CDS encoding phosphoribosyltransferase family protein translates to MKENQIKFKNKLDAALKLFEVLPKKELADSKTLVLCVSIESVILVNELCNLLNLNYEMLFCESIPTPNNPECDIAMVSETKDVIINDQLIDSFGISYDFVYGQAHRKYEEKILKNIYKFRKGNLLSKIEGRNVLFVDEGSETGMTAMICVKTLINSKAKTISYATPVIASDVAAALYDLVDNIYTVNKIVNFIDVDSYYEEKIEINDDLIMSILEESPKYLPLQKQQGDIDKNAI, encoded by the coding sequence ATGAAAGAAAATCAAATAAAATTTAAAAATAAATTAGATGCAGCTTTAAAATTATTTGAAGTTTTGCCAAAAAAGGAACTTGCTGATTCTAAAACACTAGTTTTGTGTGTATCTATAGAGTCTGTTATTTTGGTTAACGAACTTTGTAATTTACTTAACCTAAATTACGAGATGCTTTTTTGTGAAAGTATCCCAACTCCAAATAATCCAGAGTGTGATATAGCTATGGTTAGTGAAACAAAAGATGTTATTATAAATGATCAATTAATAGACTCCTTTGGCATAAGTTATGATTTTGTGTACGGACAAGCACATAGAAAATATGAAGAGAAAATTTTAAAAAATATTTATAAATTTAGAAAAGGAAATCTTTTGTCAAAAATAGAAGGCAGAAATGTATTGTTTGTTGATGAGGGGTCTGAAACTGGTATGACAGCTATGATTTGCGTAAAAACATTGATAAACTCAAAAGCAAAAACAATATCATATGCTACACCCGTTATAGCTAGTGATGTAGCAGCGGCTTTATATGATTTGGTTGATAATATTTACACGGTAAATAAAATAGTAAATTTTATAGATGTTGATAGTTATTATGAGGAAAAAATAGAAATAAATGATGATTTGATAATGTCAATTTTAGAGGAAAGTCCAAAATATTTGCCATTACAAAAACAACAAGGAGATATAGATAAAAATGCAATATAG
- a CDS encoding LPS-assembly protein LptD, which produces MYRKIFLCCAVNFSLFAATQNFEFLADNISHEDGVIVADKNVVVYSQAYLITADKAIYDQKNQIVELFGNVNMMKGAGEISRSNYAKLNLKNNDLDLKSLFMMNKDMEIWLKSNQSNSDSKYYTIKQAIVSSCNVNDPDWSISASSTKLNRQSKFLHMFNPVFRIGNVPVFYLPYFGFSIDKHRRSGLLTPEVGYRKKEGIYYKQPIYFAPYDEFDFQLDPQVRTLRGAGLYSGFRFVDSEYSNGAINFGFFNDKESYRRNQTNSNSNNSELKNKLHKGIEVEYNRDNLFKNYFNFTLQEGFLLDATVLNDIEYLNLQGKNEDYDSLVTSKLNYYISGDENYFGIYSNYYIDTEKIGNKNGNKDTLQELPSLQYHKFLTDLWIPNILYSVDLQSHRYDRKIGVSAVQNELNIPLSLNIPLFDDYFTFSFYNNFYATSINYNNKTNSRLNKNNDVSEQYINIEHRFDMHSDVAKSYDNFFHTINYGVEYIVPGYKKGDLSEDFIYDQDSVAYENFLYKQEREQELRMYLTQYLYTSNGRKILKHSISQGKYIKDSEYGDLKNSIFLYPFSNLSLYNKIEYSHTDDKIRTIHSGINYTGDIFSLNLNHTLKNNINFQKDSYLTSSASINLPRYYKLSGSWQYDLQNNKTKMWRAGLNHNRKCWNYNFVYQRDIEPVTTSSGSATKKTDGFYLYVNFYPMGGVHYDFSIEHDSTGNR; this is translated from the coding sequence ATGTATCGTAAGATTTTTTTGTGTTGTGCCGTTAATTTTAGTTTGTTTGCAGCTACTCAAAATTTTGAATTTTTAGCAGATAATATTTCTCATGAAGATGGTGTGATTGTTGCTGATAAAAATGTGGTTGTCTATTCTCAGGCATATTTAATAACCGCAGATAAAGCTATATATGATCAAAAAAATCAAATAGTTGAGCTTTTTGGTAATGTAAATATGATGAAAGGTGCTGGAGAAATTTCTAGATCTAATTATGCAAAATTAAATTTAAAAAATAATGATTTAGATCTTAAGTCGCTTTTTATGATGAATAAAGATATGGAAATTTGGCTAAAAAGTAATCAAAGCAACTCAGATAGTAAATACTATACAATAAAACAAGCTATTGTGTCTAGCTGTAATGTTAATGATCCTGATTGGAGTATCAGTGCTTCAAGCACCAAACTAAATAGACAGAGTAAATTTTTACATATGTTTAATCCTGTTTTTAGGATAGGAAATGTACCTGTTTTTTATCTTCCTTATTTTGGTTTTAGTATTGACAAACATAGGCGTAGCGGTCTTTTGACTCCTGAAGTAGGGTATAGAAAAAAAGAGGGAATTTATTATAAACAGCCTATATATTTTGCTCCTTATGATGAATTTGATTTTCAGCTAGATCCACAAGTTAGAACTTTAAGAGGCGCTGGTCTTTACTCTGGATTTAGATTTGTTGATTCTGAATATTCAAATGGGGCGATAAATTTTGGTTTTTTTAATGACAAAGAGAGTTATAGGCGAAATCAAACAAATAGCAACTCTAACAATTCTGAATTGAAAAATAAACTTCATAAAGGTATTGAAGTTGAATATAATAGGGATAATCTATTTAAAAATTATTTTAACTTCACATTACAAGAAGGATTTTTACTTGATGCCACTGTTTTAAATGATATAGAGTATCTTAATTTACAGGGTAAAAATGAAGATTATGATTCGCTTGTAACATCTAAATTAAATTATTATATATCTGGTGATGAAAATTATTTTGGAATTTACTCAAATTATTATATAGATACTGAAAAGATAGGAAATAAAAATGGCAATAAAGATACTTTGCAGGAGTTGCCATCTTTGCAATATCATAAATTTTTAACCGATCTCTGGATTCCAAATATATTATATTCTGTTGATTTGCAGTCTCATAGATATGATAGAAAAATAGGCGTAAGTGCTGTTCAGAATGAGCTAAATATTCCATTATCTTTAAATATTCCATTATTTGATGATTATTTTACATTTTCTTTTTATAATAATTTTTATGCAACAAGTATAAATTATAATAATAAGACAAACTCTAGACTCAACAAGAACAATGATGTAAGTGAACAATATATTAATATAGAACATAGATTTGATATGCACTCAGATGTAGCAAAATCATATGATAACTTTTTTCATACAATAAATTATGGTGTTGAATATATAGTTCCTGGCTATAAAAAAGGTGATTTGTCAGAAGATTTTATATATGATCAAGACAGTGTTGCTTATGAAAATTTCTTGTATAAACAAGAAAGAGAACAAGAACTTAGAATGTATTTAACACAATATTTATATACTTCAAATGGAAGAAAAATTTTAAAACATAGTATATCTCAGGGTAAATATATAAAAGATTCTGAATATGGAGATTTAAAAAATAGTATATTTTTATATCCATTTTCAAATTTATCGCTTTACAATAAGATTGAATATTCGCATACAGATGATAAGATTAGAACCATACATTCTGGTATAAATTATACTGGAGATATTTTTTCTTTAAATCTTAATCATACATTGAAAAATAACATAAACTTTCAAAAAGATAGTTATTTGACTTCCTCTGCATCTATAAATTTACCTAGATACTATAAGCTATCTGGTTCTTGGCAGTATGATTTGCAAAACAATAAAACAAAGATGTGGAGAGCAGGTTTAAATCACAATAGAAAATGCTGGAATTATAATTTTGTATATCAAAGAGATATAGAACCAGTGACAACAAGCTCAGGTTCAGCTACTAAAAAAACAGATGGTTTTTATCTTTATGTTAATTTTTATCCAATGGGTGGCGTTCATTATGATTTTTCTATCGAGCATGATTCTACAGGAAATAGATGA
- a CDS encoding RDD family protein — protein sequence MSDSLELRLEKENIKIASIAKRSVAFGIDEILVSVLFMVVFYDYFKLYDDPQDMVNAISKIVLQYVLIRFIYQTFFVWYYGATIGKISVKIACVDIEYFDKPKFIPSVIRALVRNISESAFYLGFIWAFGNPVKQTWQDKLSKTVVIDVS from the coding sequence ATGAGCGATAGCTTAGAGCTTAGATTAGAAAAAGAAAATATAAAAATAGCTAGCATAGCTAAGAGATCTGTAGCTTTTGGTATAGATGAAATTTTAGTTAGTGTTTTATTTATGGTTGTATTTTACGATTATTTTAAACTTTATGATGATCCTCAAGATATGGTTAATGCTATATCAAAAATAGTTTTACAATATGTTTTGATTCGTTTTATTTATCAGACATTTTTTGTGTGGTATTATGGCGCTACTATCGGAAAGATTTCTGTTAAAATAGCATGTGTTGATATAGAGTATTTTGATAAACCAAAATTTATACCAAGCGTAATTAGGGCTTTGGTTAGAAATATAAGCGAAAGTGCCTTTTATCTTGGTTTTATATGGGCTTTTGGAAATCCAGTTAAGCAAACTTGGCAAGACAAGCTATCAAAGACGGTGGTCATAGATGTATCGTAA
- the purD gene encoding phosphoribosylamine--glycine ligase — translation MKILIIGSGGREYSIALKLKEEKNIESIYFAPGNGATSRIGQNLDIKDYKDLAKFAQENEIDLTIVGPEAPLSDGVVDIFKTYNLNIFGPSKNAARLESSKAYMKDFLAKNNIKTAKYLNTDNKDEAYKFIDQLKTPLVVKADGLCAGKGVIICQDHQEAKNAVDDMLSGSSFGDAGKRVIIEEYLDGFELSFFAICDGKNFVSLPVAQDHKRLLDNDEGPNTGGMGAYAPSPLANKNLIKKIEEEVVKPTLVGMQNENEPFCGVLFVGVMVVENEPYVLEFNVRFGDPECEVLMPLIDENLSELLLDASKGKLKDIKLKDNYAVGVVIASEKYPYSSSKKEKIDVKQIPQNTHVIYAGVSEIDGELYADGGRVLVCVGYGKNINEAAKNAYLLCDNISFNGMQYRKDIAWQVLNER, via the coding sequence ATGAAAATCCTGATAATCGGAAGTGGCGGTAGGGAATACTCTATCGCTTTAAAACTCAAAGAAGAAAAAAATATAGAAAGTATATATTTTGCACCAGGAAATGGAGCTACTTCTAGAATTGGTCAAAATTTAGATATAAAAGATTACAAAGATTTAGCTAAATTTGCACAAGAAAACGAAATAGATCTTACAATAGTTGGCCCAGAAGCACCACTTAGTGATGGAGTGGTTGATATCTTTAAAACATACAATCTTAACATTTTTGGACCAAGTAAAAATGCTGCTAGGCTAGAGTCTAGCAAGGCTTATATGAAAGACTTTTTGGCAAAAAACAATATAAAAACAGCAAAGTATTTAAATACAGACAATAAAGATGAGGCTTATAAATTTATAGATCAATTAAAAACACCATTAGTTGTAAAAGCTGATGGTCTTTGTGCTGGAAAAGGTGTTATTATATGCCAAGATCATCAAGAAGCCAAAAATGCGGTTGATGATATGCTTAGTGGTAGTAGTTTTGGTGATGCTGGAAAAAGAGTTATAATTGAAGAGTATTTGGATGGATTTGAGCTTAGTTTTTTTGCTATATGCGATGGTAAGAATTTTGTAAGTTTACCTGTGGCTCAAGATCACAAAAGACTGTTAGATAACGATGAAGGTCCAAATACTGGTGGTATGGGGGCTTATGCGCCTAGTCCACTTGCTAATAAAAATTTAATTAAAAAAATAGAAGAAGAGGTAGTAAAACCAACTCTTGTTGGTATGCAAAACGAAAACGAACCTTTTTGTGGGGTCTTGTTTGTCGGTGTAATGGTTGTTGAAAATGAGCCTTATGTGCTTGAGTTTAATGTTCGTTTTGGCGACCCTGAATGTGAGGTTTTGATGCCTTTGATAGATGAAAATTTGAGCGAATTGTTGCTTGATGCATCTAAAGGAAAATTAAAAGATATAAAACTAAAAGATAATTATGCTGTTGGTGTTGTGATAGCAAGTGAAAAATATCCATATTCTAGTTCTAAAAAAGAAAAAATAGATGTAAAACAAATTCCTCAAAATACACATGTTATATATGCTGGAGTAAGTGAAATAGACGGTGAATTATATGCCGATGGTGGTAGAGTTTTAGTCTGTGTTGGTTATGGAAAAAATATAAATGAAGCAGCTAAGAATGCATATTTACTTTGCGATAATATAAGCTTTAATGGTATGCAATATCGTAAAGATATAGCATGGCAGGTGCTAAATGAGCGATAG
- a CDS encoding uroporphyrinogen-III synthase, whose protein sequence is MIYLVGSSLEFDGVKTLVLNEIRLAKLELDLNSFDCLILTSKNSVKSLEFNNIKPSENIEVFVIGEATYSRALKFGFKKIYTSKNSHGNEFGIEILPFLKSKKVLYLRAKKVVSNIFDFLTQNKIDIKYVVAYENISKIVDLKQKPTKNSIIVFTSPSSVDNFIMNFGWDESYKAICIGNTTANRINFTKKITISKKQTINSCIELAKTLL, encoded by the coding sequence ATGATTTACTTGGTTGGTTCATCTTTAGAATTTGACGGTGTTAAAACTCTTGTTTTAAATGAGATAAGGCTTGCTAAGCTTGAACTTGATTTAAACTCATTTGATTGTTTGATATTGACATCAAAAAATAGTGTAAAATCACTTGAATTTAACAATATAAAGCCAAGTGAAAATATAGAAGTTTTTGTTATAGGCGAAGCAACTTATAGTCGTGCTTTGAAATTTGGTTTTAAAAAAATATATACATCTAAAAATTCACATGGAAATGAATTTGGTATAGAAATTTTACCTTTTTTAAAATCAAAAAAAGTGCTTTATCTAAGAGCTAAAAAGGTTGTTTCGAATATTTTTGATTTTTTAACTCAAAATAAAATAGATATAAAGTATGTGGTTGCTTATGAGAATATTTCTAAAATTGTAGATTTAAAACAAAAACCAACAAAAAATAGTATTATTGTTTTTACTTCTCCATCAAGTGTTGATAATTTTATTATGAATTTTGGTTGGGATGAATCATATAAAGCTATTTGTATTGGAAATACAACTGCAAATAGAATAAATTTTACAAAAAAAATAACAATATCAAAAAAACAAACAATAAATTCTTGTATAGAGCTTGCTAAAACATTACTTTAA
- a CDS encoding SPFH domain-containing protein, with protein MSIDPIVFSVIIISVIVILFSKMFKIVPQSNVYIVERLGKYNRTLESGLNFIIPILDKVRVELSIKEEILNIPKQQVITKDNVNISVDGIVYLAVFDPKLAVYNVGNYVKAISNLAMTTLRGEIGSLNLDDTLSSRDKLNASLQIALGDPAANWGVKITRIEISEISVPHEIEESMNLQMKAEREKRAIELNAQAEKEALIRKAEAFKQQQVLEAEAIERMADAKKYEQITIANAQKESIDMLNESLSKNHMAAEFLLAKDRIQAFNKLASSPSKDKVIVPYEVTELIGSLSLFKDFIKNQKD; from the coding sequence ATGAGTATAGATCCTATTGTGTTTTCTGTGATTATAATATCTGTAATAGTTATATTGTTTAGCAAAATGTTTAAAATTGTCCCACAATCTAATGTGTATATAGTAGAAAGATTGGGAAAATATAATAGAACTCTTGAAAGTGGTTTGAATTTTATTATTCCTATACTTGATAAAGTAAGGGTAGAGCTTTCTATAAAAGAAGAGATATTAAATATCCCTAAGCAACAAGTTATTACAAAAGATAATGTTAATATTTCTGTTGATGGTATAGTCTATCTTGCTGTTTTTGATCCAAAACTCGCTGTTTATAATGTAGGAAATTATGTTAAAGCTATTTCAAATCTTGCTATGACTACACTTAGGGGAGAGATAGGTTCTTTAAATTTAGATGATACGCTAAGCTCAAGAGATAAGCTTAATGCATCTTTGCAAATAGCATTAGGAGATCCTGCTGCAAACTGGGGAGTTAAAATAACTCGCATAGAGATATCTGAGATATCTGTTCCTCACGAAATAGAAGAGTCAATGAATTTACAGATGAAAGCCGAGAGAGAAAAACGAGCTATAGAGCTAAACGCTCAAGCTGAAAAAGAGGCTCTTATAAGAAAAGCTGAGGCTTTCAAGCAACAGCAGGTTTTAGAGGCTGAGGCTATAGAAAGAATGGCGGATGCTAAAAAATACGAACAGATAACTATCGCAAATGCACAAAAAGAGAGTATTGATATGCTTAATGAAAGTTTATCTAAAAATCATATGGCAGCTGAGTTTTTACTTGCAAAAGATAGAATACAAGCTTTTAACAAACTAGCAAGCAGCCCATCTAAAGACAAGGTTATTGTGCCTTACGAGGTTACAGAACTTATAGGTTCGCTTAGTTTGTTTAAAGATTTTATTAAAAATCAAAAAGATTAA
- a CDS encoding multiheme c-type cytochrome, which yields MLKKVAILLACILSFSFASSDSNETSVKLNLVKNIKISHKMTEMSKKCVECHAEKTPGVVADWKQSRHSHAGVTCVDCHSVNADSPMASAKVHPKGSDNHISMLVSPKTCAKCHAEEVKQFEESGHARGAMQMYAKPGMVKLMYHYEGADHPDLKMSPDTTGCAMCHGSIIKLDANKKPTPETWPTYGIGTVYPDGGVGGCKSCHTMHKFSVAEARKPAACASCHLGPDHPDIEIFNNSKHGHIFNSEGHTWNYDSAPDTWEVPDFRAPTCSACHMSGVGETVTTHNISKRLKYNLWAPRSNLRTAGNDKAVEEFRKTGKLNIGTALAGHPEGPEAARAEMKLVCKSCHSTTSTDNFFTMADKHVELYNVYFDEAKKMLDDLKSKKLLLEDEWSDEFQEIYYHLWHHEGRRMRQGALMNGPDYAHWHGVFEVKNDIRKLRKIYKERIETGKIH from the coding sequence ATGCTTAAAAAAGTTGCTATATTATTAGCCTGTATTTTATCGTTCTCTTTTGCAAGTTCTGATTCAAATGAAACCTCTGTAAAATTAAATCTTGTAAAGAACATAAAAATAAGTCATAAAATGACAGAAATGTCAAAAAAATGTGTTGAGTGTCACGCAGAAAAAACACCTGGAGTTGTAGCTGACTGGAAACAAAGTCGTCACTCTCATGCTGGTGTTACCTGTGTTGATTGTCACTCTGTAAACGCCGATAGCCCTATGGCATCTGCAAAAGTTCATCCTAAAGGTTCTGACAATCATATCTCTATGTTAGTAAGTCCAAAAACCTGTGCAAAATGTCATGCCGAAGAGGTAAAACAGTTTGAAGAGAGCGGACATGCTAGAGGTGCTATGCAAATGTATGCAAAACCTGGAATGGTTAAATTAATGTATCATTATGAAGGTGCCGATCATCCTGACTTAAAGATGTCTCCAGACACTACTGGTTGTGCTATGTGTCACGGAAGTATAATAAAACTTGATGCAAATAAAAAACCAACACCAGAAACATGGCCTACATATGGTATAGGTACTGTTTATCCTGATGGTGGGGTAGGTGGATGTAAATCTTGCCATACGATGCATAAATTTAGTGTTGCTGAAGCTAGAAAACCAGCTGCTTGTGCATCTTGTCACTTAGGACCTGATCATCCAGATATAGAGATATTTAATAACTCAAAACATGGTCATATATTTAACTCTGAAGGACATACTTGGAATTATGATAGTGCGCCTGATACTTGGGAGGTACCTGATTTTAGAGCCCCTACTTGTTCGGCTTGCCATATGAGTGGTGTTGGCGAAACTGTTACAACTCACAATATTTCAAAAAGACTAAAATATAACCTTTGGGCTCCAAGGTCAAATCTTAGAACAGCCGGAAATGATAAAGCCGTTGAAGAGTTTAGAAAAACAGGAAAACTTAATATAGGAACCGCTCTTGCTGGACACCCAGAAGGTCCTGAAGCAGCTAGAGCAGAGATGAAACTTGTTTGTAAGTCTTGTCACTCTACTACAAGTACAGATAATTTCTTTACTATGGCTGATAAGCATGTTGAGCTATATAATGTTTATTTTGATGAAGCTAAGAAAATGTTAGATGATTTGAAATCTAAAAAATTATTATTAGAAGATGAGTGGTCAGATGAATTCCAGGAAATCTATTATCATTTATGGCACCATGAAGGTCGTCGTATGAGACAAGGTGCTTTGATGAATGGACCTGATTATGCTCACTGGCATGGTGTTTTTGAAGTTAAAAATGACATAAGAAAACTTAGAAAAATATATAAAGAAAGAATAGAAACTGGTAAAATCCACTAA
- a CDS encoding cytochrome c3 family protein yields MTKNKKKVFVLSSIIIGIFIGLISSMGIADVLHATGSGYTCTMCHTMDAMNAAYNEDTHGGRNKLGIKAECSACHLDHTSAYTYVLTKIKVSINDGYKTFFTNTDKIDWRKKREHASHFVYDSGCMTCHSNLKNVIQSGKAFLPHRDYFVLGNKNNKTCVECHKNVGHKNLGLQIDKFEKIKLEKQSRKE; encoded by the coding sequence TTGACAAAAAACAAAAAAAAAGTTTTTGTTTTATCTTCCATTATAATAGGTATTTTTATAGGTCTAATTTCTTCTATGGGTATAGCTGATGTATTGCATGCTACCGGAAGTGGATATACCTGTACCATGTGCCATACTATGGATGCTATGAATGCCGCATATAATGAAGACACTCATGGTGGAAGAAATAAACTAGGTATAAAAGCAGAATGTTCAGCCTGTCACCTTGATCATACAAGCGCCTATACTTATGTTTTGACAAAAATTAAAGTTTCTATCAACGATGGCTATAAGACTTTTTTTACCAATACAGACAAAATAGACTGGCGTAAAAAAAGAGAACATGCTTCGCATTTTGTTTATGATAGCGGATGTATGACCTGTCATTCGAATTTAAAAAATGTTATTCAGTCAGGAAAAGCATTTTTACCACATAGGGATTATTTTGTTCTTGGAAACAAGAATAATAAAACATGTGTTGAATGCCATAAAAATGTAGGACATAAAAATCTAGGATTACAAATAGATAAATTTGAAAAAATAAAATTAGAAAAACAAAGTAGAAAGGAGTAG
- a CDS encoding Crp/Fnr family transcriptional regulator — MLRKIPIFSNLKDDELSRLKDITIIKKYKKGEFLFMEGDDPRWLIYLLSGSVKLYKNSPKGKEIFLHQLSPMNFVAELANFENIKYPANAVFTVSSEVLKIDYSKFRDEFLINPKISIEIIKSLSEKLKITSDILHQELVLNSEARVAKFIVEHEDLFNELKYTKISSILNITPETFSRILNKFKTSNLIKFDNNDLIFKDDEALIDIYDC, encoded by the coding sequence ATGTTAAGAAAAATACCTATTTTTAGTAATTTAAAAGATGATGAGTTATCTAGATTAAAAGACATAACCATTATTAAAAAATACAAAAAAGGTGAGTTCTTGTTTATGGAGGGAGATGATCCTAGATGGTTAATCTACTTGCTTTCTGGCTCTGTTAAGCTTTATAAAAATAGCCCAAAAGGCAAAGAAATTTTTTTACATCAATTGTCTCCAATGAATTTTGTTGCAGAACTTGCAAATTTTGAAAATATAAAATACCCAGCAAATGCTGTTTTTACAGTTTCTAGCGAGGTTTTAAAGATTGACTATTCTAAATTTCGTGATGAATTTTTAATAAATCCTAAAATTTCAATTGAAATCATTAAATCTTTATCTGAAAAATTAAAAATAACCAGCGATATTTTACATCAAGAATTAGTTTTAAACTCAGAAGCTAGAGTTGCTAAGTTTATAGTTGAGCATGAAGATTTATTTAATGAATTAAAATATACAAAGATATCTTCTATATTAAATATAACCCCCGAAACCTTTTCTAGAATTTTAAATAAATTTAAAACTTCTAATTTAATTAAATTTGATAATAATGATTTGATTTTTAAGGATGATGAAGCTTTGATTGACATTTATGATTGCTAA
- the mscL gene encoding large-conductance mechanosensitive channel protein MscL, producing the protein MSFLKEFKDFAVKGNVVDMAIGVVIGTAFGKIVSSLVSDIIMPVVGFLTGGVNFYDLKFIIKESIGDAPAVTINYGNFIQTTVDFLIIALCIFCVIKAMNSFKKKEKPAPEKPAQTPPDIVLLTEIRDLLKK; encoded by the coding sequence TTGAGTTTTTTAAAAGAATTTAAAGATTTTGCTGTTAAAGGTAATGTTGTTGATATGGCTATTGGTGTTGTTATTGGCACTGCTTTTGGAAAGATAGTTTCATCATTAGTATCTGATATCATAATGCCAGTAGTTGGTTTTTTGACAGGTGGGGTTAATTTTTATGATTTAAAATTTATTATAAAAGAATCTATCGGAGATGCTCCAGCTGTAACTATAAATTATGGAAATTTCATACAAACTACAGTTGATTTTTTAATAATTGCTTTATGCATTTTTTGTGTTATAAAGGCTATGAATTCTTTTAAGAAAAAAGAAAAACCAGCTCCAGAAAAACCAGCTCAAACACCACCCGATATAGTTTTGCTTACAGAAATAAGAGATCTTTTAAAAAAATAA
- a CDS encoding glutamate--tRNA ligase yields the protein MYCFAKSSIEDMHVEDLRLAIFNYICSAKDKKEFVLKLKNINEQQNSKNKQKDIIEFLAKFDIVVKQIFAQNHNLKFHRQLASKLLIDKKAFVCFCSEEEIKHKKEQAKQSNSSYSYDGTCEKMSNDEVLGCEKPFVVRTKRPKQTISFTDNIKGKISFSPDEIDDFIIVKKDKTPSFDFACAIDDMFQDTSFIIDQENNEINTSRQNLIRQYLGYEKPISYAHLPKIANKDDIASIKSMLDDGFMPEAIANYLILLGNKTPKEIFTLQEAIHWFDITKISNKPINFDIRELKKINQEHIKLASDLRLNELLGLEKSYSNLIRFYANKISLLTKIKEKIEKIYSKKIAPKEFDKEFKIIKEAIKNLTIEFETFDEFKDKLMQITKLTGESFLIPLTVLLTSETQNSELNELYPLIKKDLKKITQ from the coding sequence ATGTATTGTTTTGCAAAATCTTCAATAGAAGATATGCATGTAGAAGATTTACGATTAGCAATATTTAATTATATATGTTCAGCAAAAGACAAAAAAGAATTTGTGCTAAAGTTAAAAAACATAAACGAACAACAAAACTCTAAAAATAAACAAAAAGATATAATAGAATTTTTAGCTAAATTTGACATAGTCGTAAAACAAATTTTTGCACAAAATCACAATTTAAAATTTCATAGACAACTGGCATCAAAACTACTAATAGACAAAAAAGCTTTTGTTTGTTTTTGCTCAGAAGAAGAGATAAAACATAAAAAAGAACAAGCAAAGCAAAGCAATAGCTCATATAGCTATGATGGCACTTGTGAAAAAATGAGCAATGATGAAGTTTTGGGTTGCGAAAAGCCGTTTGTTGTAAGAACAAAAAGACCAAAACAAACAATATCTTTTACAGACAATATAAAAGGTAAAATTAGTTTTAGTCCGGATGAAATTGATGATTTTATAATAGTAAAAAAAGATAAAACTCCTAGTTTTGATTTTGCTTGTGCTATAGATGATATGTTTCAAGACACAAGCTTTATAATAGACCAAGAAAACAACGAAATAAACACATCAAGACAAAATCTAATAAGACAATACTTAGGATATGAAAAACCTATAAGTTATGCTCATTTGCCAAAAATAGCAAACAAAGATGATATTGCAAGTATAAAATCTATGTTAGATGATGGTTTTATGCCAGAAGCCATAGCGAATTATCTGATTTTACTAGGAAACAAAACTCCAAAAGAAATTTTCACACTCCAAGAAGCAATTCATTGGTTTGATATAACAAAAATTTCCAACAAGCCTATAAATTTTGATATAAGAGAACTTAAAAAAATAAATCAAGAGCATATAAAATTAGCAAGTGATTTAAGACTAAATGAGCTTTTGGGGCTTGAAAAATCTTATAGCAATTTAATTCGTTTTTATGCAAATAAAATCTCACTTTTGACAAAAATAAAAGAAAAAATAGAAAAAATTTATTCAAAAAAGATAGCTCCAAAGGAGTTTGATAAGGAGTTTAAAATCATAAAAGAAGCTATAAAAAACCTAACTATAGAGTTTGAAACATTTGATGAGTTTAAGGATAAACTCATGCAAATTACAAAACTAACAGGCGAAAGTTTTCTAATCCCACTTACAGTTTTACTCACATCAGAAACACAAAATTCTGAATTAAATGAGTTATACCCATTAATAAAAAAAGATTTAAAGAAGATTACACAATGA